From the Oryza glaberrima chromosome 5, OglaRS2, whole genome shotgun sequence genome, one window contains:
- the LOC127774659 gene encoding uncharacterized protein LOC127774659 gives MGGLAPSAPWRWSWSVARAVFLASLLVLASAQQQPRPPRAPEMSAVDVDAILARVCGGGSSRQAAPVPPLPLCHELMRHRGGVRRHHRRPAPPPGRDEEVDLRYGVAKRLVPTGPNPLHN, from the coding sequence ATGGGGGGATTGGCGCCGTCCGCGCCGTGGCGGTGGAGCTGGAGCGTCGCCCGCGCCGTCTTCTTGGCGTCGCTGCtcgtcctcgcctccgcgcagcagcagccgcgcccgccgcgggcCCCGGAGATgtccgccgtcgacgtcgacgcgATCCTCGCCAGggtgtgcggcggcggctcgtccaGGCAGGCGGcgcccgtgccgccgctgcccctgTGCCACGAGCTCATGCGCCACCGCGGCGGGGTCAGGCGCCACCACCGCaggccggcaccgccgccgggaCGCGACGAGGAGGTCGACCTGCGCTACGGCGTCGCCAAGCGGCTCGTCCCGACGGGGCCGAACCCGCTGCACAACtga
- the LOC127773323 gene encoding formin-like protein 5, giving the protein MPRHHHHDPPPPPPACCSCCCGCDGGCYPAPTSYYYPVPPPPPPAPTSASDHLLHAIAAHLLLGSAPPPPAPTPPQPQTQPPPPPPTLPTAAAHHAYHYQYQYQYEQPKPDQYPQPQQANPSDHSHAVLHSLLRRVAALESTLPRCFASPPVPPPLHRNPRHRPRAAAHREEEDDEEEEEEEDEDAPASLPPPPRRARAPPSPARERAARTIQAHFRRFLARRSRTLRHLKELAVLRSKAAALRGSLSGRGRVGDPAAISEAAMALLFHLDSIQGGDPMIREGKRAVSRELTRILEFVDKVLVKEHGEMAMNGELDCKDYHEGCNAAFAANPSAMNKKKVSFCGNGKVQELHDEAEQEHGSDADESSETSSSAEAEARKRSNSKRGAHAKPRLAAPMPVYMEPRRIDEERR; this is encoded by the exons ATGCctcgtcaccaccaccacgacccgcctccgcctccgcccgcctgctgctcctgctgctgcggctgcgacggcggctgcTACCCCGCGCCGACCAGCTACTACTACCCCgtgccgcccccgcccccgcccgcgccaaccTCCGCCTccgaccacctcctccacgCCATCGcggcccatctcctcctcgGCTCCGCGCCCCCGCCCCCGGCCCCGACTCCCCCGCAGCCGCAGAcccagcctccgccgccgccgccgacgctgcccaccgccgcggcgcaccACGCGTACCACTACCAGTACCAGTACCAGTACGAGCAGCCCAAACCCGATCAGtatccgcagccgcagcaggcCAACCCGTCGGACCACAGCCACGCCGTGCTCCACTCGCTCCTGCGCCGCGTGGCCGCGCTCGAGTCCACCCTCCCGCGCTgcttcgcctcgccgcccgTGCCGCCCCCGCTCCACCGGAACCCTCGCCACCgcccccgcgcggccgcgcaccgggaggaggaggacgacgaggaggaggaggaggaggaggacgaggatgcaccggcctcgctgccgccgccgccacgccgtgcgCGGGCTCCGCCTTCACCAGCGAgggagcgggcggcgcggaCGATCCAGGCGCACTTCCGCCGCTTCCTGGCGCGGCGGTCCCGCACGCTGCGCCACCTCAAGGAGCTCGCCGTCCTCCGGTCCAAGGCCGCCGCGCTCCGGGGCTCCCTCTCCGGGCGAGGCAGGGTGGGCGACCCCGCCGCCATTTCTGAGGCCGCCATGGCCCTCCTCTTCCATCTCGACTCGATCCAG GGCGGTGACCCGATGATCCGTGAGGGAAAGCGCGCGGTGAGCCGGGAGCTTACCCGGATCTTGGAGTTTGTTGATAAGGTGCTAGTCAAAGAGCATGGGGAGATGGCAATGAATGGCGAATTGGATTGTAAAGACTACCATGAAGGTTGCAATGCCGCATTTGCGGCTAATCCGTCAGCGATGAACAAGAAGAAGGTAAGTTTCTGTGGTAATGGTAAAGTCCAAGAGCTGCATGATGAGGCTGAGCAAGAGCATGGCAGTGATGCTGATGAGAGCTCTGAGACCTCGAGCTCTGCTGAAGCTGAGGCGAGGAAGCGCTCAAACAGTAAGAGGGGTGCTCATGCCAAGCCCAGGCTTGCGGCGCCAATGCCTGTGTACATGGAGCCGAGAAGGATTGACGAGGAGAGGAGATAA
- the LOC127773325 gene encoding uncharacterized protein LOC127773325 gives MEAAADEEQEGISAQSPAQAPPSSASSLPKEQSQVELELRVLQALEFYPPSKLKGIHRHFVIYGLMEYLRKSLDRQFSADEVLQLLDRFFNLEMLKPEDDEKDNFTQGEEFSLPESFFNKDE, from the exons ATggaggcggccgccgacgaggagcagGAGGGGATCTCCGCCCAGTCGCCGGCCcaggcgccgccctcctccgcctcgtcccTTCCCAAG GAGCAATCgcaggtggagctggagctgcggGTGCTTCAGGCTCTCGAGTTCTACCCTCCGTCCAAACTGAAAG GCATTCATCGTCACTTTGTTATCTATGGTCTAATGGAATACTTGAGAAAAAG TCTTGATAGACAATTCTCTGCTGATGAAGTTTTACAACTACTGGACCGATTCTTCAACCTAGAAATGCTG AAGCCAGAGGACGACGAGAAGGATAACTTCACTCAAGGAGAAGAATTTTCCTTACCTGAAAGTTTCTTTAACAAGGACGAATGA
- the LOC127773324 gene encoding PLASMODESMATA CALLOSE-BINDING PROTEIN 3-like: MAIPLLLLLLLAMSTGSDGAFCVCKPDQSPAAMQKAIDYACWRGADCTQIMQSGACYQPSTIVAHCSYATNSYFQKNSPIGATCDFGGVATLTNTDPSSGTCKYPATASGVGTGMGTGTSTGTGTGVGTGGTGTGVGTGTGGAGTGTGVGTGTGTGAGMGTGAGAGTGITTPGSTTGTQGGALSPPFGGAYGPSAGAMNPDYNEAAPVRSQLAAATAVLLAAAPFLFHLI; the protein is encoded by the exons atggcgattccgttgctgctgctgctcttgctGGCCATGTCCACAGGCTCAG atgGGGCGTTCTGCGTGTGCAAGCCCGACCAGAGCCCGGCGGCGATGCAGAAGGCCATCGACTACGCGTGCTGGCGCGGCGCCGACTGCACCCAGATCATGCAGTCCGGCGCGTGCTACCAGCCGAGCACCATCGTCGCGCACTGCTCCTACGCCACCAACTCCTACTTCCAGAAGAACAGCCCCATCGGCGCCACCTGCGACTTCGGCGGCGTCGCCACCCTCACCAACACCGACCCCAGCTCCGGCACCTGCAAGTACCCGGCCACCGCTAG CGGCGTAGGCACCGGAATGGGAACCGGAACCAGCACCGGCACTGGCACTGGAGTTGGCACCggcggcaccggcaccggcgtGGGCACCGGCACTGGTGGCGCAGGCACCGGCACAGGCGTTGGCACAGGAACCGGCACCGGCGCAGGCATGGGCACCGGTGCTGGTGCCGGCACCGGGATCACGACCCCGGGATCGACCACCGGCACTCAGGGAGGCGCCCTGAGCCCACCGTTTGGCGGCGCATATGGCCCGTCGGCCGGCGCCATGAACCCCGACTACAACGAGGCCGCGCCGGTGCGCTCCCagctggccgccgccaccgccgtcctcctcgccgccgcaccatTCCTGTTCCATCTCATCTAG
- the LOC127772846 gene encoding transcription factor TCP13-like: MISNNSTNEELGGGGRKAADQPSGGAAAVASSRHWSASTESRIVRVSRVFGGKDRHSKVRTVKGLRDRRVRLSVPTAIQLYDLQDRLGLSQPSKVVDWLINAAQAEIDKLPPLQFPPHDHDLVAAAASSMAPPPFANGGDGHHGASASSMLEDGDKAAGGGGMKAFMSLSNSLGLLNAATMPATLAAHHHHHHHAAAYYAAAESWGNGGNGGHHHDVSHGVSPSAHNSPFPSLLSLAPGSHHQFVFYSPEGGGFAVKEAAAEQFPVDSLDHSQGQLTLSSARSFLHSGSQG, translated from the coding sequence ATGATAAGCAATAACAGCACGAAtgaggagctcggcggcggcggcaggaaggCGGCCGACCagccgagcggcggcgccgccgccgtggcgagcTCGCGGCACTGGTCGGCGTCGACGGAGTCGCGGATCGTGCGCGTGTCGAGGGTGTTCGGCGGCAAGGACCGGCACAGCAAGGTGAGGACGGTGAAGGGGCTCCGCGACCGGCGGGTGCGGCTGTCGGTGCCGACGGCGATCCAGCTCTACGACCTGCAGGACCGGCTGGGGCTCAGCCAGCCGAGCAAGGTGGTCGACTGGCTGATCAACGCCGCCCAGGCCGAGATCGACAAGCTTCCGCCGCTCCAGTTCCCGCCGCACGACCacgacctcgtcgccgccgccgcctcgtccatggcgccgccgccgttcgcgaACGGAGGCGACGGCCACCACGGCGCCTCCGCGTCGTCGATGCTGGAGGACGGCGacaaggccgccggcggcggcggcatgaagGCGTTCATGAGCCTGAGCAACTCCCTCGGCCTGCTCAACGCCGCCACCATGCCGGCGACGTTGGccgctcaccaccaccaccaccatcacgcCGCGGCGTactacgccgccgccgaatcTTGGGGCAACGGCGGCAATGGTGGCCACCACCATGATGTCAGCCATGGCGTCTCGCCTTCGGCTCACAACTCGCCGTTCCCGTCGCTGCTGTCCTTGGCACCGGGCTCTCATCATCAGTTCGTCTTCTACTCGCCGGAAGGCGGCGGATTCGCCGTGAAAGAGGCTGCAGCCGAGCAGTTTCCTGTAGATAGCCTCGACCACTCGCAAGGGCAGCTCACACTGAGCTCAGCAAGAAGCTTCCTTCACTCTGGAAGCCAGGGATGA